GGTTTGATATCTAGTGGGCTTGGAGAAATGTGTTTGTAATTGAGCCAACAATTGGTGGGGGACTCGTTGTACATGTCTCAATACGCATCGCCATGTGATCAGCATACGATACTTATTACCCTAAGCCCTCTTTCTACTTACACAACTAATATCAAAATTTTATCCATCAATTGTTGGTTGCCACAGTAGCCCTCTCCCCTATCCCTGCGTGTTTTAGCTTTCAAAACTACTCCTATGTTTCAGGGCAATTAGTATAAGCTGGGGGGAGACGAATCAGTTAGTTTTTTAGAAGATCCTGACTTGGCGTGCTGATTTGGGAAAATCTCATGAATCTATTCTAAATTCCGATTTGTGCGTTTCGATGGAGGTCAGTGGCTGACTTGCTGGCGATTGCAGGCTTGCCGATAGCATTGATAATGATTATGTGATTGCTGAGTTTGAAGTGAGTGGGTATTAGAGGGCACGATTTAGTTAGTTTATTGATGTTTTACAATAAATGTATATTGTAGTTATAATTTACGgagtttggttttatgtccctTCCGTTAaatgttttgattgaaaataataaatatCTAAAGAtaagcctcccactgggtttcaaacctaaaaaaaaaaaaatagtgtatttctaattagcctagacgaCTTTTGTATCCTGGATCAGTCACTGCCTAtgagaaagaacaaaaacacATGATTAAATATAATAATTTGACAAATATTTCAGAAGTATTCAAGTAGGGCGATATACGTAACTATCGCATTCATCAACCGGCTACTACATAACAAATTATCGATCAAAATCGCTTCTTTTAGCTACACATTTAAACAAAATGCATAATATTATTAATATGTAGTTTTGATGACAAAAAGAAGCAGAACTAAAGCCAAATAAGAGTACTAAAATGCAAAGTCCAGCCAAGGAGGGCTAAATGAGGTGTCCCCGCATTCAATTATACACACATGCATTTGTCCCAGaacaaattaaaattgaaaaggaaaaaagaatagaaaagaaagaaaaaacttaaTACTAAAAAGGCTGAAAATTTAATATAAATTGTATATGTGGTGTTTGCAATATACAGGTAACACTTGCACAGAACATTAATGTCCAGCACATCCATATGGATCTGTACCTGAAAAAACTTATTGCTGTGCAAGATTGCGACGGTTTCACTAGTGAAAAAAGCTGAAGAGCATGCCTAATCTATCTTTGCCTCGCTTCTTCCGTGAGTCCCTTCTTCTCTTTATATAAAACCTCATTTGGGTTCTGAGTTTCTGACGCACGACTCAGCTTAATATTAGGTCCTTATTCTTGGCATGCCATGGAGCTCATGAAGTACTCTACCTTCATCACcatctttcttctcttcctgcTTACCACACCTTACTTTGCAAGAGGTACGTACTTAACTATGTATCGATCGATCACCCTTTCTTTTCCTAAAATTCTGTGCTGTCAAACTAATTGGCTTCTGGGTCATTTAAGGTGGAGAAATATCAGAGACGGTGGATAGTACTACTGAGGTTTATGAAATCGATTACAGAGGTCCAGAGACTCACTCATCAATTCCCCCGCCTGGTCACTTACATGGGAAGAAGAAGCCTTTGCCTAATGTGATCCACAAAGAAAGCGTCATTGGGAGTCCCAAATCTAAGAGGTTCAGGGGTGGCAATTATAACACGGGAAGAAAGGTAATTAAGATAAAAATTATATTGATATATACAGGCTTTGTAAGAAGTTGGGGTATGCTTGCTGAGAGTACTAGGGCATTAGTTGAGACTATGCACATACTACTACTACATATCCAGAACGTTGAGCATTAATGTTTTCTTCATCGACATGTTTTAGTTTTGATCCTTTCTTTattgttgtatattgattttgaaTTAGATGCTCTAATTACTTTGACGATGCTTactattactttatttttgagTTCTCAGTCATGTATGAGCCCACCTTTTTAATTTTGGACTCATTTGTTCTAATTTGCTTTGCAGACGAAGACAATAAATGGATGATCGATACTGGCTATGTTAAAGTTTCGCCGATTAATGGTTCCATTTTAGTATAGAAATATGAAGAACATGTTCTGAGATTCATCATGAATTAATAGATATGATGGAATAACAATCTTtaatttgttatttatgttCTATGTATATCTTAGTACATTCATCATGAATTAATAGATATGATGGAATAACAATCTTtaatttgttatttatgttCCATGTATATCTTAGTACCGTCTTGTGCCTAGTGGAATTAATCTTCAGTTATGCTCTGCTATAGTTGCTAATCATCTTTAGGGTAaaactatggtatgttaacatttctcatacatcaactatattaatatttctcatacatcaactatcttcaatcttgctttgttttctttttattcttcttGTGCCTAATAGAATTTCCAAAAGTTCTATTGTGCTCTAGAtcaagtattgaaattcctgaAACTTGAGTAATTAGATTACTAATTAATGCTTTTGGTGTGTCTCATTCATTGAACTAATTTAAGTGTTCAcagttcaaaattttcaaaaaatacGAAATGCTATAAAACATCTCGTGAAATCTCATACTTATTACATAAATGAACACTAAGTTGAGCTGGGGTTTGGGGGAGATGTAAGCATGTGTGCCACACGTGTAATGTGGCAGTGAGCTTTGCAGCGTTTCTTCATGttagtgatgaactgatgatgaagatgatgatgtcCACACCATATTAAACAGTTAGAGGTCGCAAGGGGAACCAATGGACTTCCTCTCTTGCTGGTTCTTCTCCATAATAATGCTTCCCAATTTGATCTACCGACTTAAACAGTTGGACAATAAATAGCTGAATCGAGTGTCACACCAAGCACTTCAGCTCAATTGTTTTTAATTATAAATTACTAATTAGGAGTACTTTGCCTAATCAAGCTGTTGGAAAATTAGTTTTCTTACAATTTCAAAGGAGAAAAAATGCAGGAGttcaaattttgagaattctgtTACAGCTGTTGGTATTTGATAACCCAATGGGGCATAGTTTTAGTTTCATTAcagttttggttttggattattctattcaatttttttaataatatcttcgtcttttttatataaatatatacttaTCTTCTAAGAATCTAAGATAATATATGAAGCATTAGTAATTGTAATATGAATAAGTTGCGACAGATGGGTGTATATACACTTACAGCTCCAAGTGAGGTGCAAATAGCTGCGCTCTATGGATATTGTAGTCACATGATTTCGTATTTAACGACAAAAAAACCGTACATAATGCTCATAAGTAAGAAATAAGGGCAAAAATAAATCCAAGGGGATAAAAGATTTCTATTTCCCATATCTTATtccttgtatttttttttttaaataaatccagtacggctgccctcaagtctaAATCATTAGGCCTCCTCGTTTGGTTAACagaagggaaatcaattccctTATCTTTCCCATGGGGaagggaaattaaaattcgtatcAAGTTTTCTTTCATCTGTTTGGTTTATTCAGGAAAGACCATTTGATTTCCCCCCGGtgtttggttggtgcaggaaaggaaagtaaaaatatatcaatgtttcaataatactCTTGTATTTTAAGATAAAAACAACAtgataaaaattcaaaagtacACCAATTTTTATATGCAAGGCAGCAAGAGAGGGCACTGTTGTCCAAAACTTTTGTAATAAATGCTGGAAAATAGGAAGGGAAAATCAGTCCCATGGGGTCGGAGTGGAATgatttccccccccccccctctatCAAGAAAGTATTTTCAGAgtttgtggttaccaaacaaaTGAAAGTAATGACTTTTCTTTCCTGAGTCCTCAATTATGTGAACCAAACGGGGCCTTAATGAAACCGCAAAATACATGGAGGGAACGTTACCTAAACATCAAGAAAAACATCCTAAATAATAACCGGAGTCTCAACTAAGCATGTGTATTATAACAAACACTAATTAGTGAAAAGTGTTATACTTGCTACTTCATTTGCTTTACAATTATGGTGACACACTGAAAAGATTCTACTCACACAGAATCATAATTTACTAATACAATAAGCTTTCTCACTAATACAATCAGTTTTCtccttataaatttttatatagaCATAAATCTTTTTTCTACTTTAAAACCTCTGATCCAAGAAACAAATAAAGGCCTTAGATTATCAATCTTGAATAAAACTTCATATgcatgttgatttttttttttttttttaaggaaggtAGGGGATAAAGTTCCCCTAACCTAGATATTATTATTAATGGGTGCATAATCAAAATGTCTCGGAGGGGACATGTAGCCTGAATTTCGGGTTACATTAGACACAATACAATGATTTTTATAGAGAAAATGTCATGAATAATAGCAAGAGTCTTATCTAAGCAACCCATcaacataattaaaattaattagcAAGATATGCTAACCTGTTGGCAACACAAGGTAAATGTGTCACAAAACGCCGGAGACGGTCCATCCCGACATTTGACGGCTCAACAGCAAGCAAGGATGGCAACCCTATAATGAGTGAGATAAGCCACGAGAATGGACCCGCATCACCATCTATAAGTCGTGCCTGCAGTGGCCTTGCCGGATCTCCCCCGCACTCCGCCACCATCGAGGATGGGTAGGCCATCCCTCCTAGTACAACAGCTCGAATCAGAAAAACCATAAAACCTCCACCTTGTTGCACAGGCCTGTGGTGCGCCTCTGCCGATCACCGCTCCCTTCAAACTCCCACGTTTTGGGCCACACCCGTTAAAGAAAATCTTAATTCGAACATATTTGCAATCCACAGCTCGTCGATTGGATTAAATTCCAACTCGATCGCTTAACAACTCTGGACAGCACTTCTGATCCTAAAGATGGTATCGGATAGGAAACCCATCAAGGATGGGGGAGGATTCTGTAGCAGCCACGCCAAAGTCGACGGCATACTTCTGATCGAGCTGACTTCATAAATTGCTTCTCTATCCCCGCGTAGATTTCTAAATAGTATGTCGTATTTAAGTATTTAACAATGAACAATCGTAAATTATAGTAAGAAATAAGAAATGAAGATTCCATTTTCCCatctctttttcctttgttACTTTTCTTGGGAAATGAAGCCTCTCTTTCTATTTTCCTATCGTCTCAAAATTCTCAATGGCAGCTAAAAAAGAGAGGATACGTACACGTGGCGGGATCCAAAGAGGGTACTAGATATAAAGTTTGCGGCACAGGACCATCTCCTGTACCCCCCCCCAAAACGCGGTTTGACGTGGCAGAGACCGCGTCGACACACCTCCAAAGGACTCCAACACGAATCCAAAACAACCAAACCTCTCTCGCTTTTCTCTCCTCTTTTCAATTCTTCCATTTTTAGGGTTTCCGATTTCGAATTCCGATTTCGATCAACCATGGCGGGCAACGGGGAGAGCAATGTCCAGGAGGAATCGAGCCCTCTTCTGAGCCAGCAATTCCAGGAGCCTGAGAAGCCGGCCAAGGCCGCGCCGGCGGCACAGACCGACGAGAAGTCTCCCGTTCAGATGGGCCAGGTCAACGGCGGCGGTAATGGATGCGGGTGGACCGCCGATGGGCTGCCGTTGACTCACGGCAGCGTGGTGGCCGGTGAGCCCATGGGCCGGAGCCAGTGGGACTCGGACCTTCTCGCCTGTCTTGGCCGCAACGATGAGTTCTGTAGCAGCGATCTTGAAGTTTgtgagttttttgtttttctcttttagCTTTGGATTTTATTGGATCTTGGAGAAAATGACTATCTTGATTGCATTTTGGTATTGATAAATTAGCTCAGTTGGTAGCTTAATTGGAGCAAATGACTATCTGTGAGATAAGAATGCTTTGCAATTTGGCCGGATATCGGTTAATCTAGACTTTTCAGTTGCAATATTGTTTGGATTGGATATCTCTGCGTTATCCTTCTTGATACAAAGGATGGAATTTTGGGATTCGTCTGGAAAAATTATTCATTTTGTAAATACTGTAATTCTGTAAAGGacgaaatgttttttttttttgtataatatTCTATATTGTGGCGCATTCACTATTGGTTGGATCGCAAACTTTTTTACTCAATTCATCGTTTTGGAAGATTTGAAATTGATTGTCTTCGAGTCTGAAGGGTACTGTGACTCTGTACTCTAGAAGATTGTTGGATTGTGGTTTACCAGTGTAAAAACAATATACGTTTGTGTGATGACTAGATTTTAGAAAGTGTGTGATTAAAGAAATGACCTGTTTATTCTAGCTTTTGCTTGTATAGAAACATGAAGTCGTAATGCAACAAAACCTCCTAGTCCAGGACTTTTCTATAATGGCACAAGATGATATGAAAATTGTGTACCTGGAATAGGAGTTGGATAGCTTGGTGGCTAATACTGGAAAATCAGTGTTTTTAGATCATAAGATCAGATTTTTTTGTAGTTATTCTTGTTCAGTTGTCATTACTACATGTTATCTACAATTTTCTTACTAATTGTCATGACATCTTTCTAGGCCTTCTTGGAAGTGTGGCTCCTTGTGTGTTGTATGGAACCAATGCCGAGAGACTTTCTTCTTCTACGGGGAGCTCGTTTGCATCTCACTGTTTGACTTACTCTGGTCTATATTTAATTGGAAATGCCTTCTTTGGTTGGAACTGCCTGGCACCATGGTTTGCAGCTCGTAACCGTACTGCTATGCGCCACAAGTTCAACCTCCAGGCAAGTTATATTTTcccttttgtgtgtgtgtttatattcTTATAATGGAGGTTGCCCTGTATAACCTTGGCAAAGCCCATAATGTCTTCATCTGGCTCTTTTCCTTCACTTGCATAAATTA
Above is a genomic segment from Rosa chinensis cultivar Old Blush chromosome 3, RchiOBHm-V2, whole genome shotgun sequence containing:
- the LOC112192462 gene encoding cell number regulator 8; amino-acid sequence: MAGNGESNVQEESSPLLSQQFQEPEKPAKAAPAAQTDEKSPVQMGQVNGGGNGCGWTADGLPLTHGSVVAGEPMGRSQWDSDLLACLGRNDEFCSSDLEVCLLGSVAPCVLYGTNAERLSSSTGSSFASHCLTYSGLYLIGNAFFGWNCLAPWFAARNRTAMRHKFNLQGGCEAFQSSCGCCGSMGDEDQEQCEAFCDVGTHLFCHSCALCQEGREVRRRLPHPGFNAQPVLVMIPPGEQGMCREA
- the LOC112192467 gene encoding uncharacterized protein LOC112192467, with protein sequence MPNLSLPRFFRPYSWHAMELMKYSTFITIFLLFLLTTPYFARGGEISETVDSTTEVYEIDYRGPETHSSIPPPGHLHGKKKPLPNVIHKESVIGSPKSKRFRGGNYNTGRKTKTING